From Aliarcobacter butzleri, the proteins below share one genomic window:
- a CDS encoding DUF2721 domain-containing protein — MINQIDVNSVNSVSQLIQLSVAPVFLLAGLAGLLNVFTSRLSRIIDKIDRLDKFEKENESLSDDLILSEKIKQRRKFLTMRMRNTNLAILFGTTTGLLIALVILTMFLSAIFEFKDSLFIAILFILAMICLIISLFLFLREIFYTTIFIKTRQTFIP; from the coding sequence ATGATAAACCAAATTGATGTAAATAGCGTAAATAGTGTTTCACAACTTATTCAACTTTCTGTTGCTCCTGTTTTTTTACTTGCTGGACTTGCAGGACTTCTAAATGTTTTTACATCAAGACTTTCAAGAATTATTGATAAAATCGATAGATTAGATAAGTTTGAAAAAGAGAATGAATCTTTAAGTGATGATCTGATATTAAGTGAAAAAATAAAACAAAGAAGAAAATTTCTAACTATGAGAATGAGAAATACAAACTTAGCTATTTTGTTTGGTACAACTACAGGATTGCTTATTGCATTGGTGATTTTAACTATGTTTTTAAGTGCAATTTTTGAGTTTAAAGACTCTTTATTTATAGCAATTTTATTTATCTTAGCAATGATTTGTCTGATTATTTCTTTATTTTTATTTTTAAGAGAGATTTTTTATACAACTATTTTTATAAAAACAAGACAAACTTTTATTCCATAA
- a CDS encoding methyl-accepting chemotaxis protein — MLSKLSIKQKLILIMLIPLIVVILLDAKLAVDSFSASRNLKALDNVVELSTKIGALVHETQKERGMTAGFLGSKGEKFKTELPNQRLKTDEKLSEFKTYLSTFDKNSYSQDFIENLDSGIKKLEELSNIRSSVNALSINGPVAIGYYTETNKLLLNVIGTIVKLSTNSNVSQELVSYMNFLLSKERAGLERAVGTNTFAKNVFDLELKTKFYTLVAEQTAYLDSFMKVSPKEAVDFYNKTMQDNSVEEVEKMRKIALYSGKESDFNVDANYWFKTITDKINLLKKVEDYLSENLVSTIRKELGEAQRNMIIFSLLSTFGIALTMILARTIAFTILIDVDSVKKGVENFFAFINFEKDDIELIEVKSNDELGMMSKIINKNIQETKANIQKDRDLIADTIRVANLINKGHVNAKIEKGSNNPSLNELKNIINQMLETLNTNISNILKVLTSYSKLDFRPKLAENDLEGIIKELEKDVNILGEVITQTLIENKKTGLVLSKNATILSQNMSKIATAANSQAASLEETAASLEEITSNITNNNQTTIKMADYGNKVKESITLGQDLANKTVISMDEINTQTTAISEAITVIDQIAFQTNILSLNAAVEAATAGEAGKGFAVVAGEVRTLASRSAEAARQIKTLVENAHKKTEEGKDIASNMIEGYSELNKNISMTLELISNVTVASKEQSTGMVQINDAVNNLDQITQLNAHSASEANQVAQETLSISKKIIEQADAKEFDGKDTIRV; from the coding sequence ATGCTTTCAAAATTATCAATAAAACAAAAATTAATTCTAATAATGTTAATTCCTTTAATAGTGGTAATATTATTAGATGCAAAATTGGCTGTTGATTCTTTTAGTGCTTCAAGAAATTTAAAAGCTTTAGATAATGTAGTTGAACTTTCTACAAAAATAGGAGCATTAGTTCATGAAACACAAAAAGAAAGAGGAATGACAGCAGGTTTTTTAGGAAGTAAAGGGGAAAAGTTTAAAACAGAACTTCCAAATCAAAGATTAAAAACAGATGAAAAACTATCTGAATTTAAAACATATCTATCAACATTTGATAAAAACTCTTATAGCCAAGATTTTATAGAAAATTTGGATAGCGGAATTAAAAAATTAGAGGAGTTATCAAATATTAGAAGTAGTGTAAATGCTTTATCAATAAATGGTCCAGTTGCAATAGGATATTATACAGAGACAAATAAATTATTGTTAAATGTTATTGGAACAATTGTAAAACTATCTACAAACTCAAATGTATCGCAAGAGTTGGTTTCATATATGAACTTTTTACTTTCAAAAGAGAGAGCTGGTCTTGAAAGAGCAGTTGGAACAAACACTTTTGCAAAAAATGTTTTTGACTTAGAATTAAAAACAAAATTTTATACATTAGTTGCAGAGCAAACTGCTTATTTAGATTCATTTATGAAAGTTAGCCCAAAAGAAGCAGTTGATTTTTATAATAAAACAATGCAAGATAACTCAGTAGAAGAAGTTGAAAAGATGAGAAAGATTGCATTGTATAGTGGTAAAGAATCAGATTTTAATGTAGATGCAAATTATTGGTTTAAAACAATAACTGACAAAATAAACTTACTAAAAAAAGTAGAGGATTATTTATCAGAAAATTTAGTTTCAACTATTAGAAAAGAGTTAGGTGAAGCACAAAGAAATATGATAATTTTCAGTTTATTGAGTACTTTTGGAATTGCATTAACTATGATTTTAGCTAGAACTATTGCTTTTACTATTTTAATAGATGTTGATTCTGTAAAAAAAGGAGTTGAAAATTTCTTTGCATTTATTAATTTTGAAAAAGATGATATTGAACTAATCGAAGTAAAATCAAATGATGAATTAGGAATGATGTCTAAAATAATAAACAAAAATATTCAAGAGACTAAAGCAAATATTCAAAAAGATAGAGATTTGATAGCTGATACAATAAGAGTTGCAAACTTAATCAATAAAGGGCACGTAAATGCAAAAATTGAAAAAGGTTCAAATAACCCATCTTTAAATGAGTTAAAAAATATAATTAATCAAATGTTAGAGACTTTAAATACAAATATTTCAAATATTCTAAAGGTTTTAACTTCTTATTCAAAACTTGATTTTAGACCAAAATTAGCAGAAAATGATCTTGAGGGAATTATCAAAGAGTTAGAAAAAGATGTAAATATTTTAGGAGAAGTTATCACTCAAACTTTGATTGAAAATAAAAAAACTGGATTAGTTTTAAGTAAAAATGCAACTATTTTAAGTCAAAATATGAGTAAAATTGCAACTGCGGCAAATTCACAAGCAGCTTCATTGGAAGAAACAGCAGCTTCACTTGAAGAGATTACTTCAAATATTACAAATAATAATCAAACTACAATCAAAATGGCAGATTATGGAAATAAAGTAAAAGAATCTATTACTTTAGGTCAAGATTTGGCAAATAAAACAGTTATATCAATGGATGAAATAAATACTCAAACAACAGCAATTAGTGAAGCAATTACAGTAATTGACCAAATAGCATTCCAAACAAATATTTTGAGTTTAAATGCAGCAGTTGAAGCTGCAACTGCAGGTGAAGCTGGAAAAGGATTTGCAGTTGTTGCAGGAGAAGTGCGAACACTTGCAAGTAGAAGTGCAGAAGCTGCAAGACAGATAAAAACATTGGTTGAAAATGCTCATAAAAAAACAGAAGAGGGTAAAGATATAGCTTCTAATATGATAGAAGGATATAGCGAATTAAATAAAAATATTTCAATGACATTAGAGTTAATAAGTAATGTTACAGTTGCAAGTAAAGAACAATCAACAGGAATGGTTCAAATAAATGATGCAGTTAATAATCTGGATCAAATAACACAACTAAATGCACACAGTGCTTCAGAAGCAAATCAAGTAGCTCAAGAGACTTTGAGTATATCTAAAAAAATCATTGAGCAAGCAGATGCAAAAGAGTTTGATGGAAAAGATACAATTAGAGTTTAA
- a CDS encoding DUF302 domain-containing protein — MQYIETSTKSVQEVVDTIKQIAPKYKFGVLNVSNMKEILNSKGFDFKEECQIIDICNPSIANDFLSADIAIACVLPCKITVYTQDNETMIILNSLVQLVDDVNPDLVEVAQNAQEELLKIIDEAK; from the coding sequence ATGCAATATATAGAAACATCAACTAAAAGTGTTCAAGAAGTTGTAGATACGATAAAACAAATAGCTCCCAAATATAAATTTGGAGTTTTAAATGTATCAAATATGAAAGAAATTTTAAATTCAAAAGGTTTTGATTTTAAAGAAGAGTGTCAAATAATCGATATTTGTAATCCATCTATTGCAAATGATTTTTTATCTGCTGATATTGCGATTGCTTGTGTTTTACCTTGTAAAATTACTGTTTATACACAAGATAATGAAACAATGATTATATTAAACTCTTTAGTTCAATTAGTAGATGATGTAAATCCAGATTTAGTTGAAGTTGCGCAAAATGCTCAAGAAGAACTTTTAAAAATTATAGATGAAGCTAAATAA